The following nucleotide sequence is from Pochonia chlamydosporia 170 chromosome 4, whole genome shotgun sequence.
ACATGACGGGATGGTCAATCGGTGTTTTCGAATCCCGCTAGGTAAGGATAACAAGTGGACGCCAATGCTTGCAGACTCTGACGATTGCGCTACGTTCGCATACATGTCGAACATGTGTCTGGAAGCAGGAGCCATCACTTGTCGCGGTCCAAATCCAAAGTGGGAGGACAAGATTCGTCTTCTCGAGACGGCGGTGTTATGCCCGGCCAGCACTGAGGCTTTGCAGCATGAGCAGACTTATTTCTTCTACAAGCTAACCAATAACTTGTTCTGGGTGAAGTGCACGAGAGAGTCCTTCAGTCGCACTGGTGAAACTAGACTCTATACGGTCGTTACCGTTTGATGTAATGCGAAGGCTCGTGTTCAAtgaggagagaaagaagcaaagaagaagactgaGGGAGAAGGATCTGGCAGCTGTGAAGGCAGAAGTTGTTGCTGTGTGGTCACAGAACTCGGTAATAAGACGTTGATGGGAGGCAGAGATGACGCGACTCAATCTGCACCACCATTAGCAGCAAGGATCTAATTGCCCTTATCTGATTCTCTAATAATGAACTGCTGTAAGCACTGTGATCATAAAAGCCCTTAGAATTTTCGATGCCGTGTATTACATTTTGATGCCTTTGGGTTTCGATTCGCGGTTGTCGGTGAGATCTAACGCCGACGTCGGTCAAGTGAAGCTGCCCAAAACTCGAGCTTCTGGCATCACGATAGGCAATTGAGCTCAAATGCTGGTCAAATCACCGGCAGGCATAATCAATGCCGCTGCCGCGTCTGTTCAGCAACCCACCGGAATTGACAGGTCTGAAGAATGGACAGCCAACGGACGGGCTGGGCTGCTGCAGGGGCATCGAATACCGCATTGTGGCGGTCCGGTTCGGAGCAGGAGTTGAAGGTGATGTGTGGCCTTTGCTCGATTTGCTGGAGATAATGGAAGACAGTCTTGGAGCCAGCCAGTCATCAGTCATCACTATTGGCTCTCGGTCCCCAACGGCTGCCGCCTGCATGTCCAGAGGCACAGGCAGGCCCATGTCACCGACCGACAGCCATGACAGCAGCCGAACTTTGACCCCACAGAGTCCGCAGCCGAACCAAACACGGACTGGGACCGCCTGAGCACTTGACCccaccaaacattgaatgaactgccaacttggaagGAGCATTGGAATCTCCAAATGCCATACatttcaaccagacttgacaccttTCCCAACATTTTGCCATCCACAACACATTCCCTCAAACGATACAAGGGCATCGTAAAACAGTATTATTCCAAGTTACACGGCGTCCCGCCACTTTTGGCACAATGTCCCTAACaccaacaatgtcaaaaCATACGAAGCCGTCCACCAACGAAGACGACTACTACAACCTCGGCACCCACCATCGccacatcaccacatcaGACCCAAACGCACAAATATGGTTCAACCgtggtcttgtctggtgctacGGCTTCAACCACGAAGAAGCGGCAAAATGCTTTCAACGAGTCATTGACTACGACCCATCATGTGCAATTGCCTACTGGGCCCTTGCATACGCCCTCGGCCCTAATTACAACAAGCCTTGGGAACTCTTTGCCAAACACGAGCTCACAAGCACTGCACAACGGACACATCGCGCTGTGGaacaagccaaagcaaaTTGTACAAATGCCACGCCGGTGGAAAAGGCTCtcattgaagccattcaTTTCAGATATCCAAGGATACACGCTCCCGCCAAATCAGACTACTGTATCTGGAACCGCGAATACgctgatgccatggccgGCGTAGCTTCTCAGTTCCCAGACGACCTCGATGTAGCCACCTTGTACGCCGACTCCATGATGAACCTCACCCCCTGGCAGCTATGGGACATCAAAACCGGCGAGCCCTCCAACGGAGCACGCACCGTCGAGATCAAGCGGGTGCTCGACAGGGCCATCGCCCAACAAGGCGGCGACCAACACCCAGGCCTCCTCCACCTCTACATCCACCTCATGGAAATGTCACAAACACCCGAAGCAGGTATGCCGGCAGCAGATAAACTGCGTGGTCTTGTACCCGACGCAGGACACCTCAACCACATGCCTTCTCACCTGGACATCCTTGTGGGCGACTATGCCCGCGCCGTCACCGCCAACACAGATGCCATTCTCGCAGACGAAAAGTTCCTCCGCCGCGAAGGTCCCATGAACTTTTACACCCTTTACCGCAGCCACGACTACCACTTCCGCCTCTACGGCGCCATGTTCTCCGGCCAGTCTAAAATCGCCTTTGAAACTGTCGACATGCTTGAGGCCAGCATTTCTGAGGAGCTTCTTCGCGTGGAAACTCCTCCCATGGCAGACTGGCTAGAAGCATTCCTGGCCATGCGCGTCCACGCACTCATCCGCTTTGGAAAGTGGCAAGAAGTTCTGGCCCTAAAACTACCGCAAGACAAGGACTTATACTGCGTCACCACAGCGCTTCTCCACTACGCAAAGGGCGTGGCATACGCCGCGCTGAACCGGGTCGaagaagcaaacatgcaTAGAAAGCTGTTCCGCGAATCAGTGCCTCTTGTTAAACCCTCAAGGACGCTGTTCAACAATAAATGCGTCGACATTCTGGACGTAGCAGAGGCCTTACTGAACGGCGAGATCGAATACCGCTGCGGTAATTACGACGCTGCATTCGCGCATCTACGAGAAGCCATATTGCGCTACGACTGGTTACCGTTTGACGAACCGTGGGGGTGGATGCAGCCCGTTCGTCATGCCTACGGCGCATTGTTACTGGAGCAGGGCCACGTCGAGGAGGCATTGGGCATTTACAAGGCTGACCTGGGATTAGATGATACATTACCTAGGGTACATCGGCATCCCAATAACGTATGGGCCCTTCATGGCTATCACGAATGCTGTGTCAAGCTGGGCAGGATGGTGGAGGCAAAGGAAATTGAACCAGCGTTAAAGAGGGCATTGGAAGTGGCTGATGTGCCAGTGAAGAGTTCGTGTTTTTGTCGGACGAGCGTAACGGCTAAGATATGACTATCTGAGGGGTAGGGGACATGGAATCGCCAAATTGCATATCTGCTGGTGTGAGATATGAATTCCTGGGTCTTGCAAAGGCAGATCATGTTATCGGATCTGCTCCACCACTTTTGGCATCGTGTGCCCCTCCCCCCTCTACGGAGATGCTTCATGTACCCCTCCCTCCACACTGGGTCTCTCTACTCTCCCCTCCCTCCACACAAATAATCTTATCTTGACTTCACTTGGGTATCGGGACGACTTAGATAGGAATGGATTTAGAGGAGGCAATAGGGCTTCAAGTACTGAGAAGATACAGCGCCATATAAATATTTCATTCCAACATTGACTCTTAGTTTCATAACACAAAGTACCTAGACCGCcgcaagcttctccttgacaccTGAAGTATCTTCACCGTACaccctctccttctcctgaATGAGAAACTCCTCTTGTTCTCTGGCACTCTTCTCGAGATCCAAGAATGTCCAGATTCCAATGGcactcaacaaactcaatGCAAACAAGAAGTAGAACGGTGCGCTGTCATTTGTCCCACCGGGTGTCGCATCGATGATAGCACTGCTGATCAGAGGTCCAATAAAACTTGATGCCttgccgatgatgttgaatACTGAGAAAAATAGGAACTCCTTTCCTCGG
It contains:
- a CDS encoding tetratricopeptide repeat domain-containing protein (similar to Neosartorya fischeri NRRL 181 XP_001258631.1); translation: MSKHTKPSTNEDDYYNLGTHHRHITTSDPNAQIWFNRGLVWCYGFNHEEAAKCFQRVIDYDPSCAIAYWALAYALGPNYNKPWELFAKHELTSTAQRTHRAVEQAKANCTNATPVEKALIEAIHFRYPRIHAPAKSDYCIWNREYADAMAGVASQFPDDLDVATLYADSMMNLTPWQLWDIKTGEPSNGARTVEIKRVLDRAIAQQGGDQHPGLLHLYIHLMEMSQTPEAGMPAADKLRGLVPDAGHLNHMPSHLDILVGDYARAVTANTDAILADEKFLRREGPMNFYTLYRSHDYHFRLYGAMFSGQSKIAFETVDMLEASISEELLRVETPPMADWLEAFLAMRVHALIRFGKWQEVLALKLPQDKDLYCVTTALLHYAKGVAYAALNRVEEANMHRKLFRESVPLVKPSRTLFNNKCVDILDVAEALLNGEIEYRCGNYDAAFAHLREAILRYDWLPFDEPWGWMQPVRHAYGALLLEQGHVEEALGIYKADLGLDDTLPRVHRHPNN